One part of the Streptomyces lienomycini genome encodes these proteins:
- a CDS encoding class I SAM-dependent methyltransferase, whose product MIDYYSTSAEFYELVATRHTASSGPPLTGVLSGLDVSHGPVLEIGAGTGRVTEVIAAALPDAEILAAEPSATMRAMLTSRVARDPDLRPRVTVVDGSAQDLVLPERLSAVVVFGVAGHLTVPERVTLWKRLADRLPDGAPIVVELMGVSSPRVLPPVMSLRETIGRQTYEWWIGGEPTEGDGMRFTTTWKVLRDGHTVREVADSYEWHTFDVARLAREAGMTSRRITEAGGRPIPEIGVLVK is encoded by the coding sequence GTGATCGACTACTACTCGACCTCGGCCGAGTTCTACGAACTGGTCGCCACCCGGCACACCGCCAGCAGCGGCCCCCCGCTCACCGGAGTCCTCTCCGGCCTCGACGTGTCCCACGGCCCCGTCCTGGAGATCGGCGCGGGCACCGGCCGCGTCACGGAGGTGATCGCCGCCGCCCTGCCGGACGCGGAGATCCTGGCCGCCGAGCCGTCGGCGACCATGCGCGCCATGCTCACCTCCCGGGTCGCCCGCGACCCGGACCTGCGCCCGCGGGTGACCGTCGTCGACGGATCGGCCCAGGACCTCGTCCTGCCCGAACGCCTCTCCGCCGTCGTCGTCTTCGGCGTCGCCGGCCACCTCACCGTTCCCGAACGCGTGACGCTGTGGAAGCGGCTCGCGGACCGCCTGCCCGACGGGGCACCCATCGTCGTCGAACTGATGGGAGTCTCCTCGCCCCGCGTCCTCCCCCCGGTGATGTCCCTCAGGGAGACCATCGGACGCCAGACCTACGAGTGGTGGATCGGCGGCGAACCCACCGAGGGCGACGGCATGCGGTTCACCACCACCTGGAAGGTCCTGCGCGACGGCCACACCGTCCGCGAGGTCGCCGACAGCTACGAATGGCACACCTTCGACGTCGCCCGGCTGGCCCGCGAGGCCGGCATGACCAGCCGCCGCATCACCGAGGCGGGCGGCAGGCCCATCCCCGAAATCGGAGTACTCGTCAAGTGA